The following are encoded together in the Oncorhynchus kisutch isolate 150728-3 linkage group LG8, Okis_V2, whole genome shotgun sequence genome:
- the LOC109895451 gene encoding trace amine-associated receptor 13c isoform X1 produces the protein MPDLLANLSVPWGTQAMVSPNLTAAALVVPGSDKTLAPFCTFCCCGLLNRTLAVVFMVSLAFAIVVGNVVTLTVFMQTRQVRTPQGYLKVSLAIADMMVGVLVVPFSVYTEISLMVTSSPPVWYQGGTDPSMGGLVGPWQPCMLIGPVFAGCTFVSISTIFLMTVERCVAILWPLHKDHLVTRRRTLFLILFSWAGSFLLALAPLILSNNFTLEYSECSRMCNYVPLWDGVTLPSDANILLLFPVFDFTLLGGTLVFNILSFTSIRHYTRKRKLMSEGNVGVEGGGGGCQHRPSFSDIKAAKTISILTFAFTASFTPIAVFVLGKVVGFTWCNFSFVAFWILTGNSCCNVIIYSVRDQRFKKGVTLLFQREHSPSHGEKGGATPPPPTL, from the exons ATGCCTGACCTCCTGGCCAACCTGAGTGTTCCATGGGGCACACAGGCGATGGTGAGCCCCAACCTGACAGCAGCTGCCCTGGTTGTGCCGGGGTCAGACAAGACTCTGGCCCCCTTCTGCACCTTCTGCTGCTGTGGCCTGCTGAACCGTACCCTGGCTGTGGTGTTTATGGTCAGTCTGGCCTTCGCCATAGTGGTGGGCAACGTGGTCACGCTCACCGTCTTCATGCAGACAAGACAGGTCCGTACACCACAGGGATACCTCAAAG TCTCTCTGGCCATAGCGGACATGATGGTTGGAGTGCTGGTGGTTCCTTTCTCTGTCTACACTGAGATCTCTCTGATGGTGACCAGTTCCCCTCCTGTCTGGTACCAGGGGGGCACTGACCCCTCCATGGGGGGCCTGGTGGGCCCCTGGCAGCCCTGCATGCTGATTGGTCCAGTCTTCGCCGGCTGTACATTTGTCTCAATCAGTACTATTTTCCTGATGACGGTAGAGCGCTGTGTGGCCATCTTATGGCCCCTACATAAGGACCACCTGGTGACACGGAGACGCACCCTGTttctcatcctcttctcctggGCAGGCAGTTTCCTCCTGGCCCTGGCCCCCCTCATCCTCAGTAACAACTTCACACTGGAGTACAGTGAGTGCAGCCGGATGTGTAACTACGTCCCCCTGTGGGATGGAGTCACGCTGCCCTCTGACGCCAACATCCTCCTGCTGTTCCCTGTGTTTGACTTCACGCTGCTGGGCGGCACCCTGGTATTCAACATCCTGTCCTTCACCAGCATTCGCCACTACACACGCAAACGTAAGCTCATGTCAGAGGGGAAtgtaggggtggagggagggggaggcggCTGCCAACATAGACCCTCCTTCTCTGACATCAAGGCCGCCAAGACGATCAGCATTCTGACGTTTGCCTTCACGGCTTCCTTCACCCCCATCGCTGTGTTTGTGCTGGGCAAAGTGGTGGGCTTCACCTGGTGCAACTTCTCCTTTGTAGCCTTCTGGATCCTGACTGGGAACAGCTGCTGTAATGTGATAATATACAGCGTGAGAGACCAGCGCTTCAAGAAAGGAGTGACTCTGCTTTTTCAGAGGGAGCACTCACCTTCCCATGGGGAGAAAGGCGGAGCTACACCACCCCCACCTACCTTGTGA
- the LOC109895451 gene encoding adenosine receptor A3 isoform X2 translates to MGHTGDGEPQPDSSCPGCAGVRQDSGPLLHLLLLWPAEPYPGCGVYGQSGLRHSGGQRGHAHRLHADKTVSLAIADMMVGVLVVPFSVYTEISLMVTSSPPVWYQGGTDPSMGGLVGPWQPCMLIGPVFAGCTFVSISTIFLMTVERCVAILWPLHKDHLVTRRRTLFLILFSWAGSFLLALAPLILSNNFTLEYSECSRMCNYVPLWDGVTLPSDANILLLFPVFDFTLLGGTLVFNILSFTSIRHYTRKRKLMSEGNVGVEGGGGGCQHRPSFSDIKAAKTISILTFAFTASFTPIAVFVLGKVVGFTWCNFSFVAFWILTGNSCCNVIIYSVRDQRFKKGVTLLFQREHSPSHGEKGGATPPPPTL, encoded by the exons ATGGGGCACACAGGCGATGGTGAGCCCCAACCTGACAGCAGCTGCCCTGGTTGTGCCGGGGTCAGACAAGACTCTGGCCCCCTTCTGCACCTTCTGCTGCTGTGGCCTGCTGAACCGTACCCTGGCTGTGGTGTTTATGGTCAGTCTGGCCTTCGCCATAGTGGTGGGCAACGTGGTCACGCTCACCGTCTTCATGCAGACAAGACAG TCTCTCTGGCCATAGCGGACATGATGGTTGGAGTGCTGGTGGTTCCTTTCTCTGTCTACACTGAGATCTCTCTGATGGTGACCAGTTCCCCTCCTGTCTGGTACCAGGGGGGCACTGACCCCTCCATGGGGGGCCTGGTGGGCCCCTGGCAGCCCTGCATGCTGATTGGTCCAGTCTTCGCCGGCTGTACATTTGTCTCAATCAGTACTATTTTCCTGATGACGGTAGAGCGCTGTGTGGCCATCTTATGGCCCCTACATAAGGACCACCTGGTGACACGGAGACGCACCCTGTttctcatcctcttctcctggGCAGGCAGTTTCCTCCTGGCCCTGGCCCCCCTCATCCTCAGTAACAACTTCACACTGGAGTACAGTGAGTGCAGCCGGATGTGTAACTACGTCCCCCTGTGGGATGGAGTCACGCTGCCCTCTGACGCCAACATCCTCCTGCTGTTCCCTGTGTTTGACTTCACGCTGCTGGGCGGCACCCTGGTATTCAACATCCTGTCCTTCACCAGCATTCGCCACTACACACGCAAACGTAAGCTCATGTCAGAGGGGAAtgtaggggtggagggagggggaggcggCTGCCAACATAGACCCTCCTTCTCTGACATCAAGGCCGCCAAGACGATCAGCATTCTGACGTTTGCCTTCACGGCTTCCTTCACCCCCATCGCTGTGTTTGTGCTGGGCAAAGTGGTGGGCTTCACCTGGTGCAACTTCTCCTTTGTAGCCTTCTGGATCCTGACTGGGAACAGCTGCTGTAATGTGATAATATACAGCGTGAGAGACCAGCGCTTCAAGAAAGGAGTGACTCTGCTTTTTCAGAGGGAGCACTCACCTTCCCATGGGGAGAAAGGCGGAGCTACACCACCCCCACCTACCTTGTGA